GGTGACCGGCGCGGGCACCTCGGTGCGATGGACGGCGATCCAGGCATCGCGCACCTGCGAGGACGCAGCCAGCACGTCCGGGTTGCTGGCGATCGAGGTGCGCCCGACCAGCGCGCTGCTGCCGGCCAGTTGCTGGGTGGCGACGTCGAGTCCGGCGGTGGCGGCGCGCACGGCGTCCTCGGCGTGCCTGACCTCCTCGCCCGAGATCGCGCCACTGGCGAGCAGCTCGCGGCGGTGCGCCAGATCGGCCTTCGCGCGGGTCAGCTCGACCTGGCGCAACCGCAGGTTGGCGCGGGTCTGGCCGACGTTGGCGTATTGCGCATGCACCTGGCGCACCGTCCGCGCCAGCTGCGCCTCGGCGCGAGCCAACGCCAGCCGGGCATCGGTGTCGTCGAGCTTGATCAGGTTGCTGCCGGCATCGACGTGATCGGTGTTGTCCGCGGCGATCGCGGTGACCACGCCGCTGACCTGGGCCGTGACCGCCACCACGTTGCCGTCGACGTAGGCGTCTTCGGTGGTCTCGCGGTACTGGCCGGCCAGCAGCCACCACAGCGCGGCGGCGATCAGCGCAAGGACCACCACGGCGATGCCGAGAAGCTGGCCGGCGCGTGAGCGCGGCGGTGTCGGCGTGGTATTGGCTTCGGTGTTCATGGTTGGCTCCCTTGGGCAACGGAAACGGGATCGGGTGCGGCCGCGGGCTGGTAGCCGCCGCCCAGTGCGCGGATCAGGTTCAGGCGCAGTTCGCGCTGGCGCGACTGCGACTGGAGCAGTTGCTGCTTCTGCGCCAGCACCTGCCCTTCCGCCGCAAGCACCTGCAGGTAGTTCGCCAATCCGCTGCGATAGCGCGCCCGGGCCAGCTCCCAGGCGTGCTGGCTCAATGCCAGCGCCTGGTCCTGTTCGTGCACGCGCTGTTGCAGCCAGTGCAGCGATACCAACTGGTCGACCACGTCGTGCACCGCCGCGATCACGGTTGCGTTGTAGTGCTCGACCGCGACGTCGTAGCCGGCTTGCTGCGCCCCGAGATTGCCGCGCAGGCGACCGCCGTCGAAGATCGGCAGCGAGATCGCCGGACCCACGCCAAGCACGCGGCTGCCCGCGTCGAGGAAGTTGCCAAAGCCCAGGCTCTGCAGACCGACCAGGCCGTTGAGGCTGATGTTCGGATAGAAGCGCGCTTTCGCGACCTTGACGTCCTGGCTGGCCGCTTCGACCCGCCAGCGATCGGCGACCACGTCGGGGCGGCGGCCGATCAGCTCGGCCGGCAGCTGGCTGGGCAGGCTGACTTCGCCCACCTTGGCCAGCCGCGGCCGGACGATACCCAGGCCGGCATCCGGCCCCTTGCCCTGCAAGGCTGCCAGCTGGTTGTCGATCAGGGCGATCGATTCGTCGATCGCCGCGATGCGTTCGCGCACTGCCGGCAACGCCGCTTCGGCCCGGGTGAGTTCCAGCTGCGAGTCGATCTGGGCGGCGACGCGCCGGCGGGTCAGTTCCAGGGTCTGCTCGCGCTGCTTCAGCGTGGCCTGCGCCAGATCGCGCTGCGCCCAGGCCAGGTCGAGCCGCAGATAGGTGCGCGCCAGCGCCGTGGTGAGCATCAGCCGCGCGGCCTGCAGATCCACCTCGGCGGCTTTCGCGCGACCCAGCGACGCGTCCACCGCGGCCCGGTTCCTGCCCCAGAAATCCAGCTCGTAACCGACACCCAGCGACAGGTCGTTGATGGTCTGCCAGCTGCCGGCGATCGGCGGCGGCACCGTGCCGTTCTCGCTGAAGCGCTGACGCGTACTGCGCAGGCTGGCATTCGCCTGCGGATACAGCGACGCACCGGCCACCTCGGCGAGCGCCTGCGCCTGGCGCACCCGTGCCTCGGCGATGCGCAGGCCGGGCTGGCCGCCGAGCGCGCCGTCCATCAGGCGATCGAGCTGGGGATCGCCGTAGCCCTTCCACCAGTGCTCGCGCGGCCACGCGGCGGGAGAGAACGCGGTGTCCGCCAGGCTGTTCCTGGCCGCTACCCCGGCCGGATCGATCGGCATGGCATGAGTGTGCAGTCCGCCCATGCTGGCGCAGCCGGCCAGCGAAAGCACCAGCATCACGACAGGCAGTGGCGACAACCAGGCCCGCGCGGGCATGGCGGATGGGGAGCGGCGCGAAATCTGGAGCATCTTCAAAGCCTCAAGTGCAAATACAGCCTAGGCAGATATATGCCGGAAAAAACGAGTCAGTCCGTGCTTGCGGCGTTTTCCAGGATCTTCTCCAGCGACGACTTGAGCGCCGCCGCCTCGCGTTCGCTGAAGCCCTGCAGCAGGCGGCCGAACACCTTCTGCACCAGACGGCGCGCCCTGGGCACCAGCACCGCGCTTTCCTCGGTCAGTTCGATCAGGTAGCTGCGCCGGTCCTCCGGGTTGGCCACGCGGCGCACCAGCCCCTTCTTCTCGATCCGGTCCAGCAGCCGCGTCATCGCGCCGGAGTCGTAGCCGAGCACCCGGCACAATTCGCCGATGCTGCTGCCGCGTCCCTTGGCGATGCTGTTGAACACCACGAACTGGGCAGCGGTGATGTCCAGTGGCTGCAACTCCTTCTCGATCGAGTTCCAGATCGCCGTGCGCACGCCGGTGACCAGGAAACCCAGTTCACCCGTACCCAGTTGCGCAACGATGCCTGCTTCCGGCGTTTTCATGCCCGTCTCCTCGATGACGGCCGCAATTTATCTGCCTAGGCTGTTTCTGTCAAGTCACAATTTCAGATGACGTCACGGATGTGCGCGAGTCATCGGCCGCTGCGGCCCTCACGCATGTAACAAACGGGCCGCCCCCTGGACGAAAGGATCGGCTTGCCTCAGAGCTGGCTGGCCCCGCCATCGACGGTCAGCTCGGCACCGGTGATGAAGCTGGCCTCGTCCGAGGCCAGGAACAGCACGGCATGGGCCACTTCCTCCGGTCGGCCCATGCGTGCCATCGGCACGGTCGAGGCCAGGTGCTGTTTCAGCGGCACCAGGTTGGCCGGCTCGCCGGCAAGGCCGCCCAGTCCGGGGGTGTCGATCGGGCCGGGGCTGACCACGTTGACGCGCACGCCGCGGTCCTTCAGTTCCACCGCCCAGCTGCGCGCCAGCGAGCGCACGGCCGCCTTGCTGGCGGCGTAGATGCTGAAGGCCTCGGCGCCCCGGGTGGCCACGATCGAGCCGGTGAGGATCACCGAGCCGCCGTCGCGCATCAGTGGCAGCGCGCCCTGCACCGCGAAGACCAGCCCGCGCACATTAGTGTCGAAACTGCGATCGACGTGTTCCTCGGTGATGTCACCCAAGCGGCCGAACTCGTAGAAGCCCGCGTTCGCGTACAGCACGTCGAGCCGGCGATGATCTTCGGCGACCCGCGAAAACACGCGACGGATGTCATCCAGACTGACCGCGTCGGCGCGAATGCCCACGGCTTGCGGGCCCAGCGCGGCGATCGCCGCATCCAGCTCCGGCTGGCGCCGGCCAGTGATGTAGACGAACGCACCGGCGTCGATGAAAGCCCTGGCCGTGGCCAGGCCGATGCCGGCGCTGCCGCCGGTGACCAGGACGATCTTGCCCTGCAATGAGCTGTTCATGGGATTTCCTGCGTGAGTGACGGGTACCACCGGAAGGCGACGATCGCGTACGGATCGCCGCCGGTCTTGCCGGAACACGCCAGACCTTGATCAATACGACGCTCCGGCGCGCCCGCCTTGCCTTACAACTGGCTCATGCCGCCGTCGATGATGATTTCGCTGCCGACGATGAAGGACGATTCCGCAGCCGACAGATGCAACACGGTGGCCGCCACTTCCTGCGGCGTGCCGAAACGGCCCAGCGGCACCTGGCCCTGGATCTGGGCGGCGGTGGCTTCCAGAGTCGCGGCATCCATGCCCAGCTTGCCGTACAGCGGCGTGCTGATCGGGCCGGGGCTGACTACGTTGACGCGCACGCCGCGTGGCAACAGTTCGGCCGACAGTGTCCTGGCCAGCGAGATCAGTGCGGCCTTGCTGGCGGCGTAGACCGACGAATTCGGCATGCCGATGTGCGCGTTGATCGAACCGTTCAGCACGATCGAGGCGCCCGCATTGAGCAGCGGCAGCAAGGCCTGGATCTGGAAGTAGGCGCCCTTGACGTTGGTGTCGAAGCCCTGGTTCCACAGCTCCTCGTCGACATCGGCGAGCGAGGCGAACTTCGCGATGCCCGCGTTGATGAACACGGCGTCGAGGCGGATCTGCTGGCTGGCCAGCGCGGCAGCCAGGTCCTTCACCTCGGCGACCACGCCGGCATTGTTGCGCAGGGCGATGGTGTTGCCGCCCAGCGCTGCCCTGGCCTCGGCCAGCGCGGCGCTGTCGCGGCCGGTGATGATGACGCGCGCGCCTTCGGCGGCGAACGCATGGGCGGCGGCCAGGCCGATGCCGCTGCTGCCACCGGTGACGAGTACGGACTTGCCTTCGAAACGATTCATGATGTGCTCCAGCGATGGGTGGTGTTTCAGTGGAGCCATCCTGATCGCCGGCACGGGGTTTGCCGTACCATCGTTTCGACGAACTCGTTCGAAGGAGTTGCACATGTTGTCCGACGACGAACTGGCCCTGCTGGAGGCGATCCGCAGCACCGGCAGCCTGTCCCGCGCGGCCGCGCACCTGGGCAAGGCGCCCTCGACCGTCTCGCATGCGGCCCGCCAGCTGGAAACACGTTTCGACGCGCTGCTGTTCGACCGCCGCCGCTACCGCCTGCAACTCACCCCGGCGGGCGAGTTGCTCACCCACGAGGCCGCGCGGCTGGTGCAGGACGTGGCCCGCTTGAACCAGCGCGTGAAGCAGGTGGCCAACGGTTGGGAAGACCGGCTGCACATCGTCACCGACGAGATCCTGGAGTTCGAGACGTTGCTGCCGGTGATCCGTGCGTTCGATGCGTTGCAGTCCGGCGTGCGCCTGCGCCTCACCCACGAGGTGCTCGGCGGCACCTGGGAAGCCTTGCGCGAAGGCCGGGCGGAACTGGTGGTCGGCGCCACCAACGAGCCGCCGGCGATGCCCAAGCTGCGCTGGTTCGAGCTCGGCACGATGGACTGGGTGTTCGCCGTATCGCCGCGACACCCGCTGGCGAAAGCCACCGAGCCGCTGTCACAGGATGCGGTCGGCGCCCATCGTTCGGTGGTGGTGGCCGACTCCTCGCGCAACGTCGGCCGCGCTTACGGCATCGTCGCTGGGCAGGCGACGCTGGCGGTGCCCAGCATGCGCGCCAAGATCCTTGCCCAGCGCGATGGCCTGGGCGCGGGCTGGCTGCCGCGACATCGTGCCAGCGCCCTGCTGCGGAGTGGCCAATTGGTCGAGAAGAGCATGAGCGAGCCGCGCGAACCGAACACGGTCTACGTCGCCTGGCGCAGCGACCAGGAAGGTCGCGCGCTGAGCTGGTGGCTGGAGCAATTGCGCCAGCCACGGCTGGCGAAGCGGCTGATCCAGGGACTGCCGGTGCCCGCGGAGAACCGCTAGCCGCGCGCGGCGTCGAGGCGCCGGGCTGCGTCGCTGGCGCTCAGGGCGTGACCGAGATGGTGGCCCTGCAGTTCGTCGCAGCCGGCGCCGACGAGGAACTGCGCCTGTTCCGCGGTCGCCACGCCTTCGGCTGCGACGCCCATGTGCAGCTCGTGCGCCACCGCGATGATGGTGCGCACGATCGCTGCATCCGCGGCGTCCTGCGGCAGGTCGCGCACGAAGATCTGGTCGATCTTCAGCTTGTCGATCGGGAATTGCTTGAGGTAGGCCAGGCTGGAATAGCCGGTGCCGAAATCATCCAGCGACAGCTTGATGCCCAGCGCCTTCAGCTCGGCCAGGGTGCGCTGTACCCGCCCCACGTTTTCCATCAGCGAGCTTTCGGTGATCTCGATGTCCAGCATCGCCGGCGGCACGGCATGTCGCTGCAGCGAAGCGGCCACCTGGGCCAGCAGCCCGGGCCGCTGCAGTTGCTGGGCCGACACATTCACCGCGACGGTGAAGTCGCGATAGCCCAGGTCGAGCCATTCGCGCACCTGCCGGCAGGCCACGTCGAGCACCCAGCCGCCGATCTCGTGCATCAGGCCGAGCGCTTCGGCAATCGGGATGAAGCGGGCCGGTGAAACCTGCCCGAGCTGGCGGCAGTTCCAGCGCAGCAGCGCCTCGAAACCGGTCAGCCGCAGGTCGGCGGCAGCATGCTGCGGCTGGTAGTGCAGCTCCAGCTCGCCCAGCCGGATCGCATCGCGCAGGTGATTGCCCAGCAGCAGGCGGTCTTCCAGTTCCTGCATCTGCGCCAGCGAAAATTCGCAGACGCGGTCGCGCCCTTCCTGCTTGGCCTGACTCATCGCCGCCTCGGCGCGGCGCAGCAGGTTCCTCGCATCGGTGCCATGCGCGGACGAATGACTGACGCCCACGCTGGCGGTCAGCAGCAGCCGGTAATCCTCGCCCTCGATCGGCTCGGCCACCACCGCCCGCAGCACCTCGGCCAGCTCCAGCACCGCGGCGGGAGGCATCCCGGCGACCGTCACCATGAATTCGTCACCGGCGAAACGGGCGATCCGGCCGCGCCCGCCCAGCGCCGTCTGCAACCGGGTGGCGAGGCGCAGCAGCACGTCGTCGCCGGTGGGATGACCGACCGAGGCGTTGACCAGCTGGAAGCGGTCCAGGCCCACCACCAGCACCGACGCCGGTACGTTCGGATAGCACAGGATTTCCGCCAGTGCGTGTTCCAGCAGCAGGTGGTGCTGCAGGCCGGTGACCGGGTCGTGGCTGGAGGCGTAGGCCAGTTCGGCCTCGACCCGCCGCCGCTCGGTGATGTCGCGCGCCACGGCATAGACCAGCCCGTCGGGCGCCACGAACGACACCCACTCCAGCTGTCGTTCGCTGCCGTCGCGGCAGATGCAGCGGCTGACGAAATCGTGCATGCGCTGGCCGGCCGCATCGAGTTGCTGCATCGGATCGACGTCGAACACGTCGCTTTCCACGCGCAGGAATTCGCGGTAGCTGCGCGACTTCAATTCGTCGGCGGAGTAGCCGGTCACGCGCGGCAACGAGGGGTTGAACTGCACCAGCCGCTGCGTGGCCGGATCGATGATGCAGAAGATTTCCAGCGACATCTCGAAGAAGCGGTCGCGCTCGCGCAGGCGGCGGATGAGCTGCTCGCTTTCGATCGCCACGCCGGTGAGCGGCAACATGCGGTCGATGCTGTACAGCTCTTCCGGACGTGGCTCGCGCAGTTCGCGGAAATACACCGCGAAGGTGCCCAGCACCTTGCCGCCGCTGCCCAGCACCGGCGTGGACCAGCACGCCTTGAGGCCGTGCGCCAGCGCCAGCGACTTGTAGTTGGCCCAATACGGATGGCTGGCGATGTCGGCCACCACCACGCGCTCGCGCCGCCACGCAGCGGTGCCGCAGGAACCCCTGGCTTCGCCGATTTCCAGGCCATGCAGGGCGCGGCTGTAGGCCTCGGGCAGGCTCGGCGCGGCACCGTGCAGCACGTGCTGCCCGCTTTCGTCGAGCAGCAGCAGCGAGCACAGCGCGCCGGGGTTCATCGCCTCGTGCAGGTGGGCGATCTGCGCCAGGCTTTGCGCCAGCGGACGCTGCGCCGCGATGCCGGCCAGGATTTCGTGCTGGCCGGCCTCCAGCTGTTCGGCGCGCTTGCGTTCGCTGATGTCCTGGCAGGCGCCCATCAGGCGCACGGCGCGACCGGCGGCGTCGACCTCGACCATGCCGCGACTGAGCAGGGTGCGCACCGCGCCGTCCGGACGCACGATGCGTTCCTCGAACTCGAATGGCTGCGTTCCGGTCACGGCCTGGGCGATCGTCTGCTGCACGCGTTCGCGATCCTGCGGATGCACCAGCGCCAGGTAGGACTCGAACGTGGCGGCGTGCCGCGCCGGCGTCACCCCATAGATGCGATACAGCTCCTCCGACCAGGTCACCCGGTTTTCCGCGATGTCCCATTCCCAGCTGCCGACGTGCGCCACCTGCTGCGCCTGCGACAACATGCGCTGGTGCTGCAGCAATTCCTGTTCGGCCCGTTTGCGTTCGGTGATGTCGAGGAAGTAGATGGTCAGGCCTTCCGCCGAAGGATAGATGCGGTTCTCGAACCAGCGCTGGTACGGCGGATACCAGGCCTCGATCTGCCGCGGCTGCTGGTCGGCCATCGCCTGTTCGTAGGCGCGCTGGAACGGCTGGCCCTCGCCTTCGGGGAATTCGGTCCAGATGTGCCGGCCGATCAGGTCTTCCACCCGGCGACCGAAAAACTCGCAGGCCTTCGCATTGAGGTAGATGTAGCGCCAGTCCCGATCCAGCGCCACGTACGCATCGGTGATGCGCTCGAACACCTGGTGAAATTCCAGCTCGGACGTGGTGCGATCCATGGCGCTCTCGATCCTGTCATGCGGAGGAACCCGGACAACCTCCGCAGACTACGGGATCACCCGCACCAGCCGCAACGGCGGCCGGCCAGGCCTTCATCAGCGCAGGCTGGAGCGGCGCACCATCAGCTTCACCGGCAGCACTTCGCTGTCCACCGGCTCGCCCCGGATCAGGCCGAGCAGGCTGTCGACCAGCACCTCGCCGGCCTGGCGGGTGTCCTGCAGCACGGTGGTCAGCGGCGGGTTGACGAAGCTGGCGGTGGCGATGTCGTCGAAGCCAGCCAGCGCGACATCCTGCGGCACCCGCAGGCCGTGGTCGCTCAGTGCGCGCATCGCACCGATCGCGATCAGGTCGCTGGCAGCGAACACGGCATCGAAGCCGGTTTCGTTGAGGATCAGTCCGCGCATCGCCTCGTAGCCCGAATGCTCGGTGCTTTCGGCGTTCTGTTGCAGGTCCGGATCGACCGCGATGCCGGCCTGTTCAAGCGCCTGCACGTAGCCACGATAGCGGCCGAAGAATTCCGGGTAGTGGCTGGAGGCATCGCCCAGGAACGCGATGCGGCGACAGCCGCGCTCGAGCAGGTGCTCGGCCACCGCCAGGCCGCCGGCGAAATTGTCGCAACCGATCGACACGCCGGGCTGGTCGGGCAGCACCGCGCCCCAGCGCACGAAGCGGGTGCCCTGGCCGACCAGTTTTTCCAGCTTGTCGGTATAGGCCAGGTAATCGCCGTAGCCCAGCAGGATCAGCCCGTCGGCCTTCTTGCTGTCGGCGAAGTCGGCATGCCAGTCGTGCGAGAACTGCTGGAACGAGATCAGCAGGTCGTAACCCTGCAGGGCACAGGCGCGGGTGATCGAGCCCAGCATCGACAGGAAGAACGGGTTGATGTGCGACTCGTCGGCGGTGGGGTCCTCGAAGAACAGCAGCGCCAGCGTGCCGGTGTGCATCTTGCGCAGGTTGGACGCGTTCTTGTCGACCTTGTAGTTGAGCTGGTCGGCGGCGGCCTGGATGCGCCGCCGGGTTTCCTCATTGACCAGCGGGCTGCCACGCAGCGCACGCGACACCGTGGCCTGGGATACCCCGGCCAGGTGGGCAATGTCGATTGAAGTGGCCTTTGCCTTCATCCGCAACGCGATCCGCCGGCATCCCTTGCGACGGCGCCGTGCCGTCGTTTCCGAATCCTAGCCGGTTTGCGCGGCGCGCGTCGTATCGGCTCCTTCGCTGCTCGCGCGCGGCGCAGGCCAGCTGCACCGCGGCCGGCTTTTTTTGCGGGAAGGCGTTCATGCGCGCATGTCCTCCAGTTCGACGCCGCGGGTCTCGCGCACGCCTGATAATACGAACAGCAGCGACAGCAAGGCGAAGCCGGCATACAGGCCGTAGGCGAAGGTCAGGCCCAGTTCGGCCAGTGCGGGGAAGCTGCTGGTGATGGCGAAGTTGGCCAGCCACTGCGCCGCGGCGGCCACCGCCAGCGCGGTGGCACGAATCGAATTGGGGAACATCTCGCCCAGCAGCACCCAGACCACCGGGCCCCAGCTGACGCCGAAGAACACCACGTAGGCGTTCGCCGCGACCAGGGCCACCATGCCAACCGAGCCGGGCAGGCTCAGCTCCGCACCGCTGCCGGTGGCCTGCGAGAAGCACCACGCCATCACGCCCAGGGTAATCGCCATGCCCGCCGAGCCGACCACCAACAGCGGCTTGCGGCCGATCCTGTCGACCAGCGCGATGGCGACCAGGGTCACCAGCACGTTGACGATCGAGGTGACCACGGTGATGGTGAACGAGTCGGCCTCGCTGAAGCCCACCGAATGCCACAGGGTGGACGAGTAGTAGAAGATCACGTTGATGCCCACGAACTGCTGGAACACCGACAGCAGGATGCCGATCCAGACCACCGGCAACAGCCCGGCCGCCTTGCCGCGCAGGTCGCTCAGGCGCGGCTTGTGTTCCGAACGCAGGCTGCCTTCGATGTCATGCAGCTTGCTGTCCAGCGCTGCCTCGCTGTGCATGTTCAGCACCTTGCGCAGCACGATGCGGGCTTCGTCGATGCGGCCCTTGGCCACCAGGTGGCGCGGCGATTCCGGCACGCCCAGCACCAGCACGCCGTAGACCAGCGCCGGCAGGGTGGCCACCAGGAACATCCAGCGCCACGCCGCCAGGCCCAGCCACAGCGGCTGGCTGGCTCCGCCCGCTGCACCGCTCAGCCAGGCATCGCTGAGCAGGGCGGCGAAGATGCCCAGCACGATCGCCAGCTGCTGCATCGAGCCGAGCCGGCCGCGAATGTTTGCCGGCGATACCTCGGCGATGTAGGTGGGAGCGATCACCGAGGCCACGCCCACGCCGATGCCGCCGACCAGTCGCCACAGGATCAGGTCCCACACCGCGGTGGCCATGCCCGAACCGATCGCGCTGGCGACCAGCAGCACCGCCGCCACCTGCATGGTGCGCACGCGGCCGAAGCGGTTGGCCAGCATGCCCGCATACCAGGCGCCCAGCGCCGAACCGAGCAGGGCACAGGACACCGCGAAGCCGATCTGGGCCGCGTCCAGCGCGAAGCTGCCGCGGATCGCGTCGACCGCGCCGTTGATCACGGCCGTGTCGAAGCCAAACAGGAATCCGCCCAGCGCGGCCGCCGCCGAAATCAGTACCACGCGCGCCGTGGCGTGCCGCCCCAGGCCATCTCCGGTTGCATCCATCGTGCTCATCGCGTCTCCCCAACGTCATGACCAGTCATCGCAGTCGATTCTGCGGTGTACGTGCGGCGCTGTCCGGCTGAATACGTATGCAGGAACCGACACGGACTGCCCGTGCCCACCCCTGCCCGCCCCTGCACCTGACGCCATCGGGGGCTACTATGACAGCGCTGTCATGTTTCGCCAAGCATGATCCGAAAACCTCGCTGGAACCGCGCTCCGATGCTGCTTGCGGAACGGATGACGGCGCCCGGACGCTGCCGTGCGCCGGGCGTTTGCGGATCATCGGTGACGCCACCGGTGCGCCGCGGCGAAAACTAGTCCGCCGCGTTGATCACCGCGAGGAAGTCGCGGCCGTAGCGCTTGAGCTTG
This is a stretch of genomic DNA from Rhodanobacter sp. FDAARGOS 1247. It encodes these proteins:
- a CDS encoding SDR family oxidoreductase; translated protein: MNRFEGKSVLVTGGSSGIGLAAAHAFAAEGARVIITGRDSAALAEARAALGGNTIALRNNAGVVAEVKDLAAALASQQIRLDAVFINAGIAKFASLADVDEELWNQGFDTNVKGAYFQIQALLPLLNAGASIVLNGSINAHIGMPNSSVYAASKAALISLARTLSAELLPRGVRVNVVSPGPISTPLYGKLGMDAATLEATAAQIQGQVPLGRFGTPQEVAATVLHLSAAESSFIVGSEIIIDGGMSQL
- a CDS encoding LacI family DNA-binding transcriptional regulator, which translates into the protein MRMKAKATSIDIAHLAGVSQATVSRALRGSPLVNEETRRRIQAAADQLNYKVDKNASNLRKMHTGTLALLFFEDPTADESHINPFFLSMLGSITRACALQGYDLLISFQQFSHDWHADFADSKKADGLILLGYGDYLAYTDKLEKLVGQGTRFVRWGAVLPDQPGVSIGCDNFAGGLAVAEHLLERGCRRIAFLGDASSHYPEFFGRYRGYVQALEQAGIAVDPDLQQNAESTEHSGYEAMRGLILNETGFDAVFAASDLIAIGAMRALSDHGLRVPQDVALAGFDDIATASFVNPPLTTVLQDTRQAGEVLVDSLLGLIRGEPVDSEVLPVKLMVRRSSLR
- a CDS encoding MarR family winged helix-turn-helix transcriptional regulator, which encodes MKTPEAGIVAQLGTGELGFLVTGVRTAIWNSIEKELQPLDITAAQFVVFNSIAKGRGSSIGELCRVLGYDSGAMTRLLDRIEKKGLVRRVANPEDRRSYLIELTEESAVLVPRARRLVQKVFGRLLQGFSEREAAALKSSLEKILENAASTD
- a CDS encoding sugar porter family MFS transporter, which translates into the protein MSTMDATGDGLGRHATARVVLISAAAALGGFLFGFDTAVINGAVDAIRGSFALDAAQIGFAVSCALLGSALGAWYAGMLANRFGRVRTMQVAAVLLVASAIGSGMATAVWDLILWRLVGGIGVGVASVIAPTYIAEVSPANIRGRLGSMQQLAIVLGIFAALLSDAWLSGAAGGASQPLWLGLAAWRWMFLVATLPALVYGVLVLGVPESPRHLVAKGRIDEARIVLRKVLNMHSEAALDSKLHDIEGSLRSEHKPRLSDLRGKAAGLLPVVWIGILLSVFQQFVGINVIFYYSSTLWHSVGFSEADSFTITVVTSIVNVLVTLVAIALVDRIGRKPLLVVGSAGMAITLGVMAWCFSQATGSGAELSLPGSVGMVALVAANAYVVFFGVSWGPVVWVLLGEMFPNSIRATALAVAAAAQWLANFAITSSFPALAELGLTFAYGLYAGFALLSLLFVLSGVRETRGVELEDMRA
- a CDS encoding efflux RND transporter periplasmic adaptor subunit; this translates as MNTEANTTPTPPRSRAGQLLGIAVVVLALIAAALWWLLAGQYRETTEDAYVDGNVVAVTAQVSGVVTAIAADNTDHVDAGSNLIKLDDTDARLALARAEAQLARTVRQVHAQYANVGQTRANLRLRQVELTRAKADLAHRRELLASGAISGEEVRHAEDAVRAATAGLDVATQQLAGSSALVGRTSIASNPDVLAASSQVRDAWIAVHRTEVPAPVTGMVTRRNVQLGQKINPGVSLMSVVPLDHLWVNANFKESQLRHIRIGQKVELVADVYGNDVVYHGSVIGQEPGTGSAFSLLPAQNATGNWIKVVQRVPIRIALDPQQVATHPLQLGLSMKVSVATRDRGGSRLVMRDSGDHGYRTDVFAHELASADAVVDQIVAANQ
- a CDS encoding LysR family transcriptional regulator, with amino-acid sequence MLSDDELALLEAIRSTGSLSRAAAHLGKAPSTVSHAARQLETRFDALLFDRRRYRLQLTPAGELLTHEAARLVQDVARLNQRVKQVANGWEDRLHIVTDEILEFETLLPVIRAFDALQSGVRLRLTHEVLGGTWEALREGRAELVVGATNEPPAMPKLRWFELGTMDWVFAVSPRHPLAKATEPLSQDAVGAHRSVVVADSSRNVGRAYGIVAGQATLAVPSMRAKILAQRDGLGAGWLPRHRASALLRSGQLVEKSMSEPREPNTVYVAWRSDQEGRALSWWLEQLRQPRLAKRLIQGLPVPAENR
- a CDS encoding EAL domain-containing protein produces the protein MDRTTSELEFHQVFERITDAYVALDRDWRYIYLNAKACEFFGRRVEDLIGRHIWTEFPEGEGQPFQRAYEQAMADQQPRQIEAWYPPYQRWFENRIYPSAEGLTIYFLDITERKRAEQELLQHQRMLSQAQQVAHVGSWEWDIAENRVTWSEELYRIYGVTPARHAATFESYLALVHPQDRERVQQTIAQAVTGTQPFEFEERIVRPDGAVRTLLSRGMVEVDAAGRAVRLMGACQDISERKRAEQLEAGQHEILAGIAAQRPLAQSLAQIAHLHEAMNPGALCSLLLLDESGQHVLHGAAPSLPEAYSRALHGLEIGEARGSCGTAAWRRERVVVADIASHPYWANYKSLALAHGLKACWSTPVLGSGGKVLGTFAVYFRELREPRPEELYSIDRMLPLTGVAIESEQLIRRLRERDRFFEMSLEIFCIIDPATQRLVQFNPSLPRVTGYSADELKSRSYREFLRVESDVFDVDPMQQLDAAGQRMHDFVSRCICRDGSERQLEWVSFVAPDGLVYAVARDITERRRVEAELAYASSHDPVTGLQHHLLLEHALAEILCYPNVPASVLVVGLDRFQLVNASVGHPTGDDVLLRLATRLQTALGGRGRIARFAGDEFMVTVAGMPPAAVLELAEVLRAVVAEPIEGEDYRLLLTASVGVSHSSAHGTDARNLLRRAEAAMSQAKQEGRDRVCEFSLAQMQELEDRLLLGNHLRDAIRLGELELHYQPQHAAADLRLTGFEALLRWNCRQLGQVSPARFIPIAEALGLMHEIGGWVLDVACRQVREWLDLGYRDFTVAVNVSAQQLQRPGLLAQVAASLQRHAVPPAMLDIEITESSLMENVGRVQRTLAELKALGIKLSLDDFGTGYSSLAYLKQFPIDKLKIDQIFVRDLPQDAADAAIVRTIIAVAHELHMGVAAEGVATAEQAQFLVGAGCDELQGHHLGHALSASDAARRLDAARG
- a CDS encoding efflux transporter outer membrane subunit is translated as MLQISRRSPSAMPARAWLSPLPVVMLVLSLAGCASMGGLHTHAMPIDPAGVAARNSLADTAFSPAAWPREHWWKGYGDPQLDRLMDGALGGQPGLRIAEARVRQAQALAEVAGASLYPQANASLRSTRQRFSENGTVPPPIAGSWQTINDLSLGVGYELDFWGRNRAAVDASLGRAKAAEVDLQAARLMLTTALARTYLRLDLAWAQRDLAQATLKQREQTLELTRRRVAAQIDSQLELTRAEAALPAVRERIAAIDESIALIDNQLAALQGKGPDAGLGIVRPRLAKVGEVSLPSQLPAELIGRRPDVVADRWRVEAASQDVKVAKARFYPNISLNGLVGLQSLGFGNFLDAGSRVLGVGPAISLPIFDGGRLRGNLGAQQAGYDVAVEHYNATVIAAVHDVVDQLVSLHWLQQRVHEQDQALALSQHAWELARARYRSGLANYLQVLAAEGQVLAQKQQLLQSQSRQRELRLNLIRALGGGYQPAAAPDPVSVAQGSQP
- a CDS encoding SDR family oxidoreductase, with translation MNSSLQGKIVLVTGGSAGIGLATARAFIDAGAFVYITGRRQPELDAAIAALGPQAVGIRADAVSLDDIRRVFSRVAEDHRRLDVLYANAGFYEFGRLGDITEEHVDRSFDTNVRGLVFAVQGALPLMRDGGSVILTGSIVATRGAEAFSIYAASKAAVRSLARSWAVELKDRGVRVNVVSPGPIDTPGLGGLAGEPANLVPLKQHLASTVPMARMGRPEEVAHAVLFLASDEASFITGAELTVDGGASQL